In Microbulbifer elongatus, the DNA window CGGCGCTTATCGCCTGGTAAGTACCGATGGTCTCACCGCAGACAAGATATACAGCACCACCCTGTTCAACTATTCCCGTTCGCCGGAAGAGTGCCTGCCGGCATCGGCGGAGCTGGGGCGCAGCTTCCTGCTGCCGGAGTACTGGCGCAGCCGTGGCCTGGATCTGTTGTGGTGTGGTATCGGTCAGTGGATTCTGCGCAACAACCGCCGCTATCTGTTCGGGCCGGTCTCCATGCCCGGCAACTTTTCCCGCCGCGCCAAGTCCGCCATTGTGCGCTATTTCCTGCACCATTTCTCCACCAGTCAACCCATGGGTAACGCGCGTCTGCCCTTTATTGAGGCCCGTGCAGACCTGCCGGAACTCAGTGGTGATGCCACTGGCGACATGCTGCAGTTGAAACAGATTCTGAAAGAAGAGGGCGTTGTACTGCCGCCGCTTTTCAAAAAATACACCGCAGTGACCACCCCGGGCGGCACCAGTTTCCACGCATTCAATATCGATCCGGATTTCTGCGATTCGGTGGATGGTCTGGTGGTAGTGGACCTGGAGAAAATGGACTCCAAGTTTGCCAGGCGGTATCTGGCGGCAAGTTAAATAGTCAATCCATATTGCCGGTTGCGATCTATAAACTCGCCGCAACCGGCGCGCTTTTCCCTGCCCGCTTCTGCGATTCTGTTACGCTTGTGTTTCCTGTTCTTTCGCACCCGGGATAACACCGATGAAACAGTGGTGTCCGAAAGCGGTACTCGCCTGCCTGCTGCTGATTCTGGCGCAGGCGTTTTCTATTGCTGTGCTTTCTCAGGAAATAGAGGGGGCTGCCGAGCCCGAACTCGAGAATCAGCCGCACATCGCGCAACTGTCCATCAATGGCCCTATCGGCCCCGCCACCACAGATTATCTGGTTCGCACCAGTGAGACGGCGCAGGAAAATGGCGCGCGACTGATTATCGTCAATATGGATACCCCGGGGGGGCTGGATGCCGCGACGCGGGACATCATTCAGCATATTCTTGCTTCGGAAATCCCCTACGTCACCTATGTCACGCCTGCCGGTGCCCGCGCCGCCAGCGCCGGCACCTATATCCTCTACGCCAGTCATGTAGCGGCAATGACACCATCCACCACACTGGGCGCGGCGACACCGGTTCAGATGGGCGGCGTGCCCGGGCAACAGGAGGCTCCGCAGAAAACACCCGACAAATCGCCGAAAGACAGCGATGGTGGTGAAAAAGCGGACGCGGGTGATCAGCGCGGTGGTGAAAGTGAAGACAGCAAGCCCGCAAGTGCCATGGAACGCAAGGTGATCAACGATTCCGTGGCTTATATCCGCGGTCTGGCGCAACGCCACGGACGCAACGCCGATTGGGCGGAAAAAGCGGTGCGGGATGCCGCCACGTTGACTGCGCAGGAAGCATTGGCAGAAAACGTGATTGATGTGGTGGCGGAGAACCAGCAACAGTTGATGAAACAGTTGCCGAATCGCGAAATTGTATTGGACGGTAAAAAACAGCCGATCGCAGGCGATGTCGCTGAGCTGCCGGCGGTGGCTTACGAACCCGACTGGCGCAACGAATTGCTGTCGCTGATCACCAATCCCCAGATCGCCTATATCCTGCTGCTCATCGGTATATACGGCCTTATCTTTGAAGGCTATAGCCCCGGCGCCATAGTGCCCGGCGTGGTCGGTGTGATCAGCCTGCTGTTGGCGTTTTATGCACTGCAGGTGCTGCCGATCAATTACGTAGGGCTGGCGCTGATTATCGTGGGTGCGTTGTTGATTGCTGCGGAACTGTTTGTGCCGAGTTTTGGGGCGCTGGGTATTGGCGGCGTTATTGCGCTGGTGATCGGCTCAGTGATGCTGATCGACAGCGATGTGCCGGGTATGCGGGTTTCCAAGGCGTTGATTGGTTCTATTGCCGCGATCAGCGGCTTGGGGCTGCTGGGCCTGTTGTACGCCGTCGGCCACAGTCTGCGCAAACCCAAGGTGGCCGCGAATAAAGCCATGGTGGGGCGCACTGCGGTGGTGATCGATGTGGAGCCGGAATTACTGGTGAAAATTGACGGCGAAATCTGGCGCGCCTGCTGTGACAACCTGCTGACCGAAGGCCAGCTGGTGACCGTGACGGAGGAGCAGGGCCTGATACTGCAGGTTCGACCGGAGTAAGTCACCCACCGCGGTGGTCCATTCCACCCTATTTCACTCCAATCCAAAAAGGGAGCGTTGCTCATGATCAGTTACTTTGCCAGTCTGTTGATACTGGCGATCGTATTTATTGTGATGTATGCGATCCGTATCCTGCGGGAATACGAGCGGGCGGTGGTGTTCTTTCTGGGGCGCTTCCAGTCGGTAAAGGGGCCGGGCCTGATCATCATCATTCCAGTGATCCAGACCATGGAGCGGGTGGATTTGCGGGTGGTGGTGATGGATGTGCCTACTCAGGATGTCATCAGCCGCGATAATGTTTCGGTCAAGGTCAATGCGGTGGTGTACTACCGGGTAATTGATCCACAGTCGGCGATTATCAATGTGGAAAACTACCACGAGGCGGTGAGCCAGCTCTCCCAGACGACCTTGCGTTCGGTACTGGGTAAACACGAGCTGGATGAAATGCTGTCAGAGCGCGATAAGCTCAATGTGGATATCCAGAAAATCCTCGATGAGCAGACGGATGCCTGGGGGGTGAAGGTCACCAATGTGGAGATCAAGCACATTGACCTGGACGAAAGCATGATCCGCGCCATCGCCCGTCAGGCCGAGGCGGAACGTTCACGGCGGGCGAAGGTGATTCATGCGGAAGGGGAGGCGCAGGCAGCGGTAAAACTGACGGAGGCGGCGGATCAGCTTTCCAGGAACTCGAATGCGATTACCCTCCGCTACATGCAGACCCTGATCGATATCGCCGGAGAGCAGAATTCGACGATTGTATTTCCGTTGCCCATGGACTTGATCAAGCCGCTGCTGAAAGGCGGCCAGACCGGTGGCGAAGGAACCCCCTAATGGGATTCCCTCGATACTTCGTCACCGGAGGCTCCAACCAGAAAGTCCAGGTCGGCGCCCTGGTCTGCCTGTAAGACCGTATCGATATATAGTTTTGCGTAGCCCCGTTGATAGGTTGGTGCGGGTCGATGACTGTTCCAGTGCCGCAGGCGGTCTTGCAATTCCTCATCCGAAATTTTGAGGTTGAGACTGCGCGCTTCGCCATCGAATTCGATCAGGTCGCCGGTCTGCACCACGGCCAGCGGGCCACCGGCGCTGGCCTCCGGGGCAACGTGCAGAATCACCGAGCCAAACGCCGTGCCACTCATGCGCGCGTCAGAGATCCTCAGCATATCTTTGACCCCTTTTTCCAGTAGTTTTTTCGGTAGCGCCATATTGCCCACTTCCGGCATCCCCGGATACCCCTTGGGGCCGCAGCCTTTCAGCACCATGATGCTGTGCTCGTCGATTTCCAGTTCCGGCAGGTCCTTGCGCGCGTGATAGTCCTCAATAGATTCGAAGACGACCGCGCGTCCCGTGTGCTTAAGCAGCGCCGGTGAGGCGGCATTGGGCTTGATGATGGCGCCACGGGGGCACAGATTCCCTCGCAATACCCAGATCCCGGAGTTTTCCGTCACCGGGTTGTCCAGGTTGCGGATAACGGTATCGTTGTAGCACTCGGCTTCTTCAATCTGTTCACCGAGGGTGTGGCCACTGACCGTCACCGCGGACAAATCGAGATGACTGCCAATCTTTTTCATCACTGCGGGAAGGCCACCGGCATAGTGGTAGCCCTCCATAAGGAAGCGGCCCGACGGCATCAGGTCGACCAGCAGTGGCAGGTCGCGACTGTAGCGGTCAAAGTCTTCCAGTTGCAGGTCAATCTTCAGACGCCCGGCCAGAGCCAGCAGGTGCATGACCGCGTTGGTCGAACCACCAACTGCCGCGTTCACCTTGATCGCATTGATCAGTGCGCTGCGGGTGACGATATCTTTTATGCGCACGTCATCCTGCACCAGTCGCACGATTTCGCGCCCGCTCATGTGTGCCATCGCCTGGCGGCGTGCGTCCACCGCGGGAATCGAGCTGTTGTACGGCAGGCACAAACCCATGGCTTCCACAAGATTGGATACCGTAGATGCGGTGCCCATGGTCATGCATACCCCCCGGGAGCGGGACATGCCGCTTTCCGCAGCGATGAAGTCCTCCTGGCTCATTTCACCGGCGCGCACTGCCTCAGAGAATTTCCACACGTCGGTGCCCGAGCCGATATCGCGACCGCGAAACTTGCCATTCAGCATCGGGCCGGAGGAGACCACAATTGAGGGAAGGTTGACGCTGGCGGCGCCCATCAGCTGGCCCGGGGTGGTCTTGTCGCAGCCACCGAGCAGTACCACGCCGTCAATGGGGTTGCCGCGGATGGATTCTTCCACGTCCATGGCGAGCAGGTTGCGAAACAGCATGGCGGTGGGCCGCATCTGGGTCTCGCCCAGACTGGTGACCGGAAATTCCAGCGGTACGCCGCCCGCTTCCCAGACACCACGCTTCACATACTCAGCGATCTCCCGCAAGCCGGAATTGCAGGGTGTGATTTCGGACCAGGTGTTGCAGATGCCAATGATGGGGCGGCCATCGAAAATATGGTCCGGGTAGCCCTGGGCCTTCATCCAGGAGCGGTGGATAAAGCCGTCTTTATCGGATTTGCCGTAACTCAGCTGGCTGCGGCGGGGAGGGTGGCTCTTACCGGGGGTCTTGTTATTTTTCTTCATGCAATGCGTACTCGAAATGGCGTGCTAGAGAAACTGTGTGCTTGAGTGGCGCAACAGGGCCGCGTCACGGGGCGGCCATTGATAAGACGGGCAAGCCGGTGAAAACTGATACTGTCGATTCAAGCGTCAGTTTTCACGGTGGGGGACGCAGTGGGCGGGGAGGTCCGCCCGGTTTGCGGGGTTATTTGTTCAGCAGGCGTCTGAACAGTGCGGCGGTTGAGCCGTCCCATGTCTCCGGGATACCGCTATCCATGGCCTGGTGAACGCCATTGCCAAGGATTTTGCCCAGCTCCACACCCCACTGATCAAATGGGTTGATATCCAGCAGGCAGCCAAAAGTAAACACCTTGTGTTCATAGAGCGCCAGCAGACTGCCCAGGTGGAACGGGTCCAGCTTTTCCACAACCAGAGTGTTGCTGGGGCGGTTGCCCGGCACCACCTTGTGGGGGGCCAGCTGGTGCACCTCTTTGTGGGTGTGGCCAGAAGCCTCCAGCTCCTTGCGCGCCTCTGCTAGGGACTTGCCCTGAAGCAGTGCCTGGCTCTGGCTCAGGCAGCAGGAGAGCAGCCATTGGTGTTGTTCCTTGAGCTCAGAGGTGGGCTCCTTGATCGCGATAAAGTCCGCCGGGATCATGTCGGTGCCCTGGTGCAGCAACTGATGGAATGAGTGCTGACCGTTGCTGCCCTCGGCACCCCAGATAACCGCGCCGCTCGGGTAGGGGAGCTGCTCGCCACCGCGGGTCACACTCTTGCCCAGGCTCTCCATATCCAGCTGCTGCAGCCAGGCCGGGAATTTGGCCAGGCGCTGGGCGTAAGGCAGTACCGCGAGGCTGCCAGCACCCCAGCACTGGCGATACCAGAAGTGGATCAATGCCATGAGTACCGGCAGGTTTTGCGTAAACTCCGCCTCGGCAAAATGGCGATCCATGGCATTGGCGCCTTTCAGCAGGTCGTTGTAAACGTCAAATCCACAGGCCAGGGCAATCGGCAGGCCGATGGCAGACCATAGAGAGTAGCGGCCTCCCACCCAGTCCCACATGGGAAAAATATTCTGTGCCGCGATCCCGAAGTCCTGGGCGGCGACGATATTGCTGCTCACCGCTACAAAGTGTTTTTCCAGATCGGACTCCGCACAGCCCGCGTCGAGCACCCACTGGCGCGCTGAGAGGGCGTTCTGGCGGGTTTCCAGGGTGGAGAAGGACTTGGAGGCGACGACGAACAACGTCTCGTCAGCGGGCAGGAGAGCGGTGGTATCGCTCAGGTCGGCACCGTCGATATTCGCCACAAAGTGCACGGCCAGCTCTGGATTATGCCAGGGGCGCAGTGCTTCCCACACCATGCGCGGCCCCAGATCCGACCCGCCGATGCCGATATTGACCACGTGGCGGATGCGCTTGCCGCTAAAGCCGGTCCAGGTTCCGCTGTGGATCTGTTCAACGAACTTGGCCATCTGCGCGCGGCAGTCGGCTACCGCCTGCTCATGTTCGGTCTGGGGCTCGCCCTGAAAGCGCAGTGCTGTGTGCAGGGCCGGTCGGTGTTCCGTGTTGTTGATGTTGCTGCCCGCAAGCAGGGCATCGATACGGCTTTTGAGTTGTGCGGTATCGGTGTAATCCAGCAGCTGTTGCAGTGTTTCTGCGCTCAGCAGGTTTTTACTGTAGTCCAGGTAAATACCGGCAGCTTCCGCGCTGAAGGTCTGCGCGCGCTCCGGGTCAGTCGCGAACAGATCGCGCAGGGACCAGCGCTGTTGGTCTTTGTGTTGTTGCAGAGAGGCGATGGCGGCAGACAGGGGGAGAGCATCCATGGTCAAAATATCTTCGCTGAAAGTGTTATGTTCGGCAGGAAAGTTGCTGATATTAGCGACAAACGATCGTCGCGGCCAGTGCGGCGCAGATTGGGAATACCTGTGCAATTCAGGTGCAGGAAAACAGCAACCTGTTACAAAAATGGTGCTCTGGTAGTGGATCGCCTTTGGGGCGCGGAGGGCTGGTAACGGAGGGTGCAGGAAATCGCGGGCGTGATTTTTCGGGATCCAGAATGCAAAATGCCGCTTCGAAAAGCGGCATTTGCATGAACCTGTCAGAGAGTGATTATTTAACCACTTTCATACAGCGAACATTATCGGATGCCATCCAGCAATCCGCGTCCGCAGGACAAGCCATGGAAGTCGGAATTTGCTCTGATCCTGGAGGGCAGGCGGCCGGCATCGGAGCCGGTGCACAACAACCTGCGAGGACCAGTGCACAAATAATTCCGGTTAAGTACTTGGCTGGAGTGAAATTCATCCCCTAACTCCTTTCCGTTGATGTTAGTCAATAGCATAGACAATAAAACGTCACCTGTTTGGTGTGCTTTGTAAAAATCTTTTCTACAAACATACCGCCCAATGGAGTGTAATAGGCGCGCGGTTAAAATAGCCGCCACAGGTGAATTCAGGATAAAAACGCCGCCAGTTTGTCGTCCCAGTGGGCCTGAATTTAAAGGGTTAAACGCCAAATTACGTTTAACAGCCACACTGCATCATTGCAGAGTGGGTATTATTTTTTTTCAGTAAAGTGAAAAAGAATTTTTTTTCCTTCTTTGAGCGGAATTCGCGAAGAAGGCGGCGCCAGAAAATACTGGTTGGCTGGGCAGGGGCTGGGGAAGGACTGGTTTTCACCCGTCGATTTTCGCGCATTTTTTCACGCGCGCACCAGGTGCGCGCTCTGTGGGACATTCATTTTCCGGGCGGGAGAGAGGAATCGACGGTGGCTCAGGTTCCGGATTGCAAAAACCGGCCGAACGAAAGGGCCACCGATTCCTGACGCTGTGGGTCGCGCAATACCCCCAGCAGCACATTGCGCAATTGCGGAAGGAACAGCAGGTCGCTCAGCAGCAGGTTGAAGGTTTCCTGGGGCTGGCTTGCGCTGAGGCGTTCCAGCCAGCTTTTGGCCAGCACCGCTTGCGACAGATCCTCGTTGCAGCGGCTGCCAATTGCCGCGAGTACTTCCGGCTGGGTGGCGGCTCCAGCGGGGTTCTGCTGCAGAATCCAGCGTAGAAACTGCTGCCGCATTCCCGTTGCCGGGCTGTGGGAGATACCGCGAATCACCGCAATCACCAGGGCGAAATCCGGTGTATCGGACTCCAGAGATTGCCTGGCTCGGGCAATCAGTGGTTCCACCAGCTGGTGTTCAATGGCTTCGCTTTCAAAGCCCTGACTGAGGGAAATAAGTGCTGGTGCGGCGAAGCGAGTGAGGTTTGCCGCCAGGTTTTCCTGCTCTTTGTCCCAGCGCACCGCCAGATCTGCCAGCCCCTGCAGTGCCAGCTGCTCCCAGGGAAACGCAGCGGGATCTTTGGCGTAGGCCTTGGCGGCGGGATAGTGGTTACTGGGCGGGTGCCCGAGTAGCTTTGCCGCTTGCGCGTGAAACACCGCCCGCTTGTCGGTTGCCGGCGTAAACATCAGCCCGCTGTTTTCCAGTGCCTGTTGCAGTGCCTTGGCGGGGGCCTGACCGTTACTTGCCGCCTCGTTGGCAGGGTGCAATGCCTGGTGCAGCGCTCGCAGGAAACGATCGCGGATTGGCAACAGCAGTTTGCCCTGCTCATCCAGTGGCAGGCGCAGGAACCACACGGCGGGTTCGTCGGCGCTGTTTTCATTTTCAGTGCGTCGCGGGGTCAGCAGCAGTCCGCACCAGGCCTGGCGCAGATAGGGGTGCGGCCAGGGGCTGGCACCATCCTCAAACGCTTGCGCGGCTTTTCTGGAAACAGGGCGCACCCGGCGCCCCAGGTCGAACCAGCGCAGATCAAAATCCGCATCGGTAATCAGGTCGGTCAGGGTGTTGGCCATCGGATACTTCAGGCTTTTTCTGCATCTTGTAGGGGTTGCTGTGCGCCCAGTGGCATCTGCTTGAAGTGCAGCCAGCCATAGGCGATGGCGAGCAGTGGACAGATGATATTGAACAGGGCGAAGGGGGCATAGGTAAAGGTGGCGATACCCAGGGTGGCGCTCATGTAGGCACCGCAGGTATTCCAGGGGATGAGTACCGAGGTGATGGTGCCGGAGTCTTCCAGGGTGCGCGACAGGTTGAGGCCGTGCAGCCCTTTACCTTCAAAGGCTTCGCGGAACATACGACCGGGAATGATGATCGCCATGTACTGGTCGCCTGCGGCGGCATTCATGCCGAAGCAGGTGAGTACCGTAGAGGTGATCAGGCTACCCACGGTTTTCACACCAGACAGAGCCCAGTTGACAATGCGCTCCAGGAAACCGGCGCGCTCCATGACACCGCCGAACGCCATGGCGGAAATAATCAGCCAGATGGTGTTGAGCATGCTGCTCATGCCGCCCTTGGACAGCAGTGAAGCCACCGCTTCGTTACTGGAGGTGGATTTATAACCATCGAACAGACTGTGCCAGGCGCCTTTCAGCAAGCTCAGTGGCCCTTCACCGCCGGCCAGCTGACGGGTAGCGTTGGGTTCGAAAATCATCGCGATCATACAGCCAACCAGCGCGCCGATAATCAGCGTCGGGTAAGCGGGTACTTTCTTCCACGCCATGGCGAGCAAAAGCACCAGTGGCAACATACTGACGATCGATATGCTGAACTCTTCCTGCAGGGCTCCCAGCAGGGTCTGGATGTCTTCCGCGGAAGCGTGGCCGGTATTGGAGCTGAGTCCGATGACCGCAAACACGACCAGAGCGATGGTGAAAGCCGGGATGGTGGTCCACAGCATATGGCGGATGTGCAGGAACAGGTCGTTGGAGGTGACTGCGGCGGCCACATTGGTGGTATCGGAAAGCGGCGACATCTTGTCGCCGAAGTAGGCGCCGGAGATCACCGCGCCGGCGGTAATTGCCGGGTTCAGGCCGAGGGCCGCAGCAATACCCATCAAGGCGACGCCGAGGGTGCCCGCGGTGGTCCAACTGGAGCCAATACTCAGGCCGACAATGGCACAGATAATACAGCTGGCGGCGTAGAACCACTGGGGAGACAGCATCTGTACCCCGTAATAGATCATCGACGGCACGGTGCCGGCGAGAATCCAGCTGCCGATCAGCGCGCCCACCGCCAGCAAAATCAGGATGGCGCCAAACACCAGACTCATGCCGTGCAGCATGCCGCCTTCCATTTCCTTCCAGGTAAAACCGTTTTTCATGCCCACGAGTGCGGCGACCCCGGCACACAGCAGCAGGGCAATCTGATTGGGGCCGTAGGAGGAATCTGCGCCGTAGAAAAAGACCGACAGGGACAGCAGGGCGATCAGGATCAGGAGCGGGATCAGGGCATCCAGCAAACTGGGGGTACGGGAGTCGTGGTGCGACTCGCTGGAACTGGTGTGACTCAAGGCAGTCTCCTAGTGGCAGGCAAGTATCCGACTCCCAGCTTGTGACCGGGGAGCCAGGTCAGTTTCTTGTTATAAAGCGGCCTATTCTCGGGGGCGGATTCCCATATGTCTATAGTGATGCCGGTGAGGTCGGCAGTGGTAAACAGGCGCGGGTTACCCGGGAGTCGGCGTTGGCGCTGGCAGTTCGTCGCCGCATCCGGTATGTTCTGCGCCGGTTTCGCCCGGCAATCCCCGAAACTGGTATCGGGGGGCGCGCACTGGGCCAAAATAAGAAAGCGCCAGAGCGTGGCGGGCCCGAATCCTCGGCGCGCTGAAGTTGGCAGGTAGCACTACTCCATGAATGCGAGAAATATCGACCCCAGTCTGTTTGATGAAATTCGCCCCTACCGGGACGACGAGGTGCGCGCGGTACTGCGCCGCCTGGTAGAAGATCCGGAAATGTCCCGGGTTGTGGCCCATTCCCTCCTTCCCGGCGCGGCCAGCAAGCTGGAGCGCCCCCTTGCCTGGCTGGTACGCCAGTTTGTGCGCTTTGAGTTTCGCAATGCCAGGGATGTGCGCGGTGTACAGGAGGTGATCGCCAAGTATCTGGAAAAAGCGGTCAACCGCACCAGCTGTGGGCTGACCATTTCCGGTCTGGATACTCTGCCGCGAGATCGCGCCTGTCTGTTTGTCAGTAATCACCGGGACATTGCCATGGACCCGGCGCTGGCGATTCTCGCCATGTTCAAGGAAGGGCACGAGACCTCTCGCATCGCGATTGGTGACAATCTGCTGTCCAAGCAGTTTGCCACCGATATCATGAAGCTCAACAAGTGTTTTGTGGTGAAACGCAGTTCCGGCAGCCGCCGGGAGAAGCTGATGGCCGCGACCACCCTGTCGAACTACATCCACCACTCCATCGTCAACGACAATGAGCACGTGTGGATCGCCCAGCGTGCCGGCCGTGCCAAAGACGGGCTGGACCGCACCAACCCGGCGCTGGCGGCAATGTTCGCCATGGCCAAGCCCAAGGAGCAGCCGTTCGCCGATTTCTGGCGGGAACTGCATATTGTGCCCCTATCCATTTCCTACGAGTGGGATCCCTGTGATCGCTACAAGGCGCGGGAGCTCTATATCAAGGAGCACAAGGACGAATATCAGAAGGAAGCCCACGAGGATCTGGGTAGCATCGGTAAAGGGGTTGTGGGCAAGAAGGGACATGTCCATGCCGCCTTCGGTACCCCGATTGAAAAGGACTTCAATGACGTGGCGGCGCTCGCCGACGAGATCGATCGTCAGATTATCGGCAATTATGTGCTGCACCCCACCAATCTCATCGCCTATCAGATGATTTACGGAGAGGCGCCACAGGTGCCGGTGGGGTATCCCCCCAAGCCCTGGCACCCGGACGAGCATCAGGAGATCCGCGCCCAGTTCGAGCAGCGTATGGCCGCCATAGACGAGCGCTGGCGGGATAAGGCCATCCAGGGCTACGCCAATCCGGTGGTTTCCCGTCTCGCTTTTGAACAGTGAGCCGAAAGCCGATTGGCGCTCCCTTGAGCAAGCGTGGATAATGGCCGGCTGATTTCCCCATCATTTGTAGGTTCAGCCGGTCCCCAGTGCTCAGCGATAAAGACAAAGAATCCATCCAGACTGCCTATCGTCAGTTTCTCAACGGCCGCGAGCTGAAAGCCCGCTACGGCCAGAAACTGATGATTGCGGCCATTGCCCGTGCGTTGGGCGGTATCGAGCGCAACGGTGCCGGCGAACGCGATCACAGCAAGACCGACGGCCAGCATATCTGCGTGGTCGAGGCCGGCACCGGTACCGGTAAAACCGTTTCCTACCTGTTGGCGGCCATTCCCATGGCCATCGCGCACGACAAAACCCTGGTGGTGTCCACGGCGACCGTGGCCCTGCAGGAACAGATCATCCTCAAAGACCTGCCGGAGCTGGTGCGCCACTCGGGTCTCAAGTTCGACGTTGCCCTCGCCAAGGGGCGCGGGCGATATCTGTGCCTGTCAAAACTGGACCAGTTGCTCACCGAGCTTACCTCCAGTGGTGTCGGTGCCTCCCTGGCACTGTACGAAGACGAAAAGCCCCAGGTGGATGAGGCCGGGATCAAACTCTATCGGGAAATGGCCGACGAGCTGGCCAGTGGAGGCTGGGATGGCGACCGCGACAACTGGAAAGACACCCTGGAAGGGGAGGACTGGAGCCGGGTCACCACCGACCACCGCCAGTGCAGCGGCCGCCGCTGTCCCCATGTCAGCGGCTGCAGCTTCTTCCGCGCCCGCGAGAGCCTCGGCAAGAGCCGCGTAATCGTTGCCAACCACGACCTGCTGCTGGCGGACCTGGCCCTGGGGGGCGGCGCGATTCTGCCGGCGCCGGAAGATTCCATCTATGTACTGGACGAGGCGCACCACCTGCCGGACAAGGCGCTCAATCACTTTGCCCACCACAGTCGTGTCGGCGCCACCACTGGCTGGCTGGATCAGGCCAATAAGAATCTGAGCCAGCTGCTGGGGGAGATTGGCGATGGTGGCGAGCTGGATCGCGCCGGTGAGGACCTTCCGGCACTCTTCACCTCCGCCAAGCAGAAGCTGGAAATGGCCTGGCCGCTGATCGAAGATCTGTGTGAATTCGAGGAGGAGCGCGGCCGCGGCGGCCAGCAGTCCCGCAGTGCCCGCCACCGCTTTGAAGGCGGCGTGGTGCCGGAGTCCCTGATGCAGATCGCCGACCAGCTGCGCGAGGATTTCGACGAGATGGAGGCGCTGCTGGGCAAGATGGTGCAGGTGGTCCAGCGCATGATGGAAGATGCCCATAGCCCGGTGCCGATTGTGGATCTGGAGCGCTGGTATCCGGTACTCGGTGGCTGGCACGGCCGCGCCGAGGCCAACCTGCAACTGTGGGCCAATTATTCAAGAGAGGATCAGGGCTCTGTGCCCCAGGCGCGCTGGATCACTCTGGTGGACTGGGGTGGTTCCTTTGATTTTGAAGTGTGCAGCTCGCCCATTCTCGCCGGTAAAACCCTGGAATACAGCCTGTGGCGCCGCTGTTACGGCGCCGTACTGACCTCCGCCACACTGACGGCGCTGGGACGTTTTGACCGCCTCAAGATGCGCGCCGGTACCCC includes these proteins:
- the nhaC gene encoding Na+/H+ antiporter NhaC: MSHTSSSESHHDSRTPSLLDALIPLLILIALLSLSVFFYGADSSYGPNQIALLLCAGVAALVGMKNGFTWKEMEGGMLHGMSLVFGAILILLAVGALIGSWILAGTVPSMIYYGVQMLSPQWFYAASCIICAIVGLSIGSSWTTAGTLGVALMGIAAALGLNPAITAGAVISGAYFGDKMSPLSDTTNVAAAVTSNDLFLHIRHMLWTTIPAFTIALVVFAVIGLSSNTGHASAEDIQTLLGALQEEFSISIVSMLPLVLLLAMAWKKVPAYPTLIIGALVGCMIAMIFEPNATRQLAGGEGPLSLLKGAWHSLFDGYKSTSSNEAVASLLSKGGMSSMLNTIWLIISAMAFGGVMERAGFLERIVNWALSGVKTVGSLITSTVLTCFGMNAAAGDQYMAIIIPGRMFREAFEGKGLHGLNLSRTLEDSGTITSVLIPWNTCGAYMSATLGIATFTYAPFALFNIICPLLAIAYGWLHFKQMPLGAQQPLQDAEKA
- a CDS encoding 1-acyl-sn-glycerol-3-phosphate acyltransferase, translated to MNARNIDPSLFDEIRPYRDDEVRAVLRRLVEDPEMSRVVAHSLLPGAASKLERPLAWLVRQFVRFEFRNARDVRGVQEVIAKYLEKAVNRTSCGLTISGLDTLPRDRACLFVSNHRDIAMDPALAILAMFKEGHETSRIAIGDNLLSKQFATDIMKLNKCFVVKRSSGSRREKLMAATTLSNYIHHSIVNDNEHVWIAQRAGRAKDGLDRTNPALAAMFAMAKPKEQPFADFWRELHIVPLSISYEWDPCDRYKARELYIKEHKDEYQKEAHEDLGSIGKGVVGKKGHVHAAFGTPIEKDFNDVAALADEIDRQIIGNYVLHPTNLIAYQMIYGEAPQVPVGYPPKPWHPDEHQEIRAQFEQRMAAIDERWRDKAIQGYANPVVSRLAFEQ
- the dinG gene encoding ATP-dependent DNA helicase DinG → MLSDKDKESIQTAYRQFLNGRELKARYGQKLMIAAIARALGGIERNGAGERDHSKTDGQHICVVEAGTGTGKTVSYLLAAIPMAIAHDKTLVVSTATVALQEQIILKDLPELVRHSGLKFDVALAKGRGRYLCLSKLDQLLTELTSSGVGASLALYEDEKPQVDEAGIKLYREMADELASGGWDGDRDNWKDTLEGEDWSRVTTDHRQCSGRRCPHVSGCSFFRARESLGKSRVIVANHDLLLADLALGGGAILPAPEDSIYVLDEAHHLPDKALNHFAHHSRVGATTGWLDQANKNLSQLLGEIGDGGELDRAGEDLPALFTSAKQKLEMAWPLIEDLCEFEEERGRGGQQSRSARHRFEGGVVPESLMQIADQLREDFDEMEALLGKMVQVVQRMMEDAHSPVPIVDLERWYPVLGGWHGRAEANLQLWANYSREDQGSVPQARWITLVDWGGSFDFEVCSSPILAGKTLEYSLWRRCYGAVLTSATLTALGRFDRLKMRAGTPDNASYEVVPSPFDFSRAELRVPRDAVEANNADLHTDAVIEALPALLDSEEEGGALVLFASRRQMETVYESLPGTWRNRILMQGQQSRQQLLDSHKKSVDKGGRSVLFGLASFAEGLDLPGNYCRHVIIAKLPFAVPDDPIEAALAEWIEAKGGNSFMQITVPDAALKLVQACGRLLRTEKDSGTITLLDRRIVTKRYGRAMLDSLPPFRRAIN